Proteins encoded by one window of Sphaerodactylus townsendi isolate TG3544 linkage group LG04, MPM_Stown_v2.3, whole genome shotgun sequence:
- the SLC5A3 gene encoding sodium/myo-inositol cotransporter: protein MGAALEPADIAIVVLYFVLVLCIGFFAMWKHNRSTISGYFLAGRSMTWVAIGASLFVSNIGSEHFIGLAGSGAASGFAVGAWEFNALLLLQFLGWIFVPVYIRSGVYTMPEYLFKRFGGHRIQVYFAVLSLILYIFTKLSVDLYSGALFIQESLGWNLYLSVILLIGMTALLTVTGGLVAVIYTDTVQALLMIIGALTLMIISITEVGGFEEVKRRYMLASPNITSIMLTYNLSNTNSCHVDPKPDSLKMLREPTDEDIPWPGFLLGQTPASVWYWCADQVIVQRVLAAKNIAHAKGSTLMAGFLKLLPMFIIVVPGMISRILFADDIACINPEHCMQVCGSRAGCSNIAYPRLVMKLVPVGLRGLMMAVMIAALMSDLDSIFNSASTIFTLDVYKLLIRRNASSKELMIVGRMFVAFMVVVSIAWVPIIVEMQGGQMYLYIQEVADYLTPPVAALFLLGIFWKRCNEQGAFYGGMVGFLLGAIRLILAFIYRVPECNQPDTRPSFIKSIHYMYVATALFWITGIVAIVVSLFTSPPSKEQIRTTTFWSVKNRTVKESTSAEDSLKAQEKTILKYDETPNHISSNGKSEENVKSDQPENINLLITCTDDVNPVISISNSEAETPVDCYSNGQAALMGEKKVEKETDRNDKHWKFINWFCGFKTKIMNKRGSHDKEEETICLQMLEETPKVKFLLNTGLVCVCSLGIFMFVYFSL, encoded by the coding sequence ATGGGGGCAGCTTTGGAACCAGCAGACATTGCCATTGTGGTATTGTACTTTGTGCTTGTGCTGTGCATAGGTTtttttgccatgtggaaacacAATCGAAGCACTATAAGTGGGTACTTCCTGGCAGGGCGATCTATGACTTGGGTAGCGATCGGTGCTTCCTTGTTTGTGAGCAACATCGGGAGTGAACACTTCATTGGGCTTGCAGGATCTGGAGCAGCAAGTGGATTTGCAGTAGGAGCATGGGAGTTCAACGCCTTATTGCTTTTGCAGTTCTTAGGATGGATCTTCGTTCCTGTCTACATAAGATCTGGAGTATACACCATGCCAGAGTACTTGTTCAAACGTTTTGGAGGTCATAGAATTCAAGTATACTTTGCAGTGTTGTCTCTGATTCTATATATTTTCACCAAACTTTCAGTAGATTTGTATTCAGGTGCATTGTTTATTCAAGAATCGCTAGGCTGGAATCTTTATCTGTCAGTTATACTGTTGATTGGAATGACTGCATTGTTGACAGTGACTGGGGGTCTGGTTGCAGTTATCTATACAGATACTGTTCAAGCTTTGCTTATGATTATTGGTGCCCTCACACTTATGATCATAAGTATCACAGAAGTTGGCGGGTTTGAAGAAGTTAAGCGAAGGTACATGTTAGCATCACCAAATATTACATCAATCATGCTGACATACAACCTTTCGAATACAAATTCCTGTCATGTTGACCCAAAGCCTGACTCACTGAAAATGTTGCGTGAACCAACTGATGAAGATATTCCTTGGCCTGGGTTCCTTTTGGGACAGACTCCAGCCTCTGTATGGTACTGGTGCGCAGACCAAGTCATTGTTCAGAGGGTTTTGGCAGCAAAAAATATTGCTCATGCCAAAGGCTCTACCCTAATGGCAGGTTTTCTAAAACTTTTGCCTATGTTTATTATAGTTGTTCCAGGTATGATTTCACGAATACTGTTTGCTGATGACATTGCATGTATCAATCCAGAGCATTGCATGCAAGTTTGTGGAAGTCGGGCTGGGTGCTCTAACATTGCCTATCCACGTTTGGTTATGAAACTTGTTCCTGTTGGCCTGCGAGGACTTATGATGGCTGTAATGATTGCTGCACTAATGAGTGATTTGGATTCTATATTTAACAGTGCCAGCACCATATTCACGCTTGATGTGTACAAACTCCTAATACGCAGGAATGCATCCTCTAAAGAACTCATGATTGTAGGAAGAATGTTTGTTGCTTTCATGGTAGTTGTAAGCATTGCTTGGGTCCCAATAATTGTGGAAATGCAGGGAGGCCAAATGTATCTCTATATTCAAGAGGTTGCAGACTATTTGACTCCACCCGTGGCTGCTCTGTTTCTTTTGGGCATATTTTGGAAGCGTTGCAATGAGCAAGGTGCCTTCTACGGTGGAATGGTTGGATTTCTCCTCGGAGCTATACGACTGATACTGGCATTTATCTATCGTGTTCCTGAATGTAACCAACCTGATACTCGGCCAAGCTTCATCAAAAGTATTCATTACATGTATGTTGCCACTGCATTGTTTTGGATCACTGGAATTGTGGCTATAGTTGTAAGCCTTTTTACATCACCACCTTCAAAGGAACAAATCAGGACAACCACATTCTGGTCTGTGAAAAACAGGACTGTAAAAGAAAGCACTTCAGCTGAAGATTCACTCAAAGCACAAGAGAAGACCATCTTAAAATATGATGAGACACCTAATCATATATCTTCAAATGGTAAATCTGAAGAAAACGTTAAAAGTGATCAACCTGAAAATATCAATCTTTTAATTACTTGCACAGATGACGTCAATCCAGTGATCTCTATAAGTAACTCTGAAGCTGAGACACCAGTAGATTGCTATTCTAATGGACAAGCAGCTCTTATGGGTGAAAAGAAGGTGGAGAAAGAGACTGACAGAAATGACAAACACTGGAAGTTCATAAATTGGTTCTGTGGCTTTAAAACTAAAATCATGAACAAAAGAGGCAGCCATGATAAGGAAGAAGAGACTATTTGTCTACAAATGCTGGAAGAGACTCCAAAAGTTAAATTTCTACTAAATACTGGACTAGTCTGTGTGTGTTCACTTGGAATattcatgtttgtttatttctctttGTGA